One genomic window of Quercus robur chromosome 6, dhQueRobu3.1, whole genome shotgun sequence includes the following:
- the LOC126688639 gene encoding actin-depolymerizing factor: protein MSLRGTNASSGMGVAEQSKTTFLELQRKKVHRYVIFKIDEKKKEVVVEKTGGPAESYDDFTASLPENDCRYAVYDFDFVTSENCQKSKIFFIAWSPSVSRIRAKMLYATSKDRFRRELEGIHYEIQATDPTEMDLEVLRDRAN, encoded by the exons ATGTCTCTCAGAGGA aCAAATGCTTCTTCTGGCATGGGTGTCGCTGAGCAAAGCAAGACCACATTCCTTGAACTGCAAAGGAAGAAGGTGCACCGCTATGTGATTTTCAAGATcgatgagaagaaaaaagaggttGTGGTCGAAAAAACTGGGGGCCCAGCTGAGAGCTATGATGATTTCACTGCTTCTTTGCCAGAGAATGATTGTCGATATGCAGTTTATGACTTTGACTTTGTGACTTCTGAGAACTGCCAGAAGAGCaagatattttttattgcatg GTCTCCTTCTGTATCCAGGATCCGTGCCAAGATGCTGTATGCAACATCAAAGGATAGGTTCAGAAGGGAGCTGGAGGGCATCCATTATGAGATCCAGGCAACTGACCCCACTGAGATGGATCTTGAAGTCCTTAGGGACCGTGCTAACTGA
- the LOC126688640 gene encoding cryptochrome-1 — protein sequence MGIVKTIVWFRRDLRIEDNPALAAAAKDGSLFPVYIWCPKEEGHFYPGRVSRWWLKQSLAHLEHSLKSLGAELMLIKTDSTLATLVECINAVGATKVVFNHLYDPVSLVRDYNIKEKLVELGISVQSYNGDLLYEPWDVYDESGHAFTAFEAYWNKCLHLQMEPVSPFPPWKLVPASGTVKNCSVEELGLEDELEKSSNALLGRAWFPGWSNADKALTEFVERHLLGYSNNRQKVGGNSTSLLSPYLHYGELSVRKVFQYVRMKQILWAKEGNSLGEESINLFLRAIGLREYSRYLCFNFPFTHERSLLSNLKFFPWNADQANFKAWRQGRTGYPLVDAGMRELWATGWIHNRIRVVVSSFAVKVLLLPWRWGMKYFWDTLLDADLESDILGWQYISGSLPDGHELQRLDSPEIQGSKFDPEGEYVRHWMPELARMPTEWIHHPWDAPLSVLKASGVELGFNYPKPIIEIDLARERLIEAIFKMWEMDAANRDANSDVMNEVVVDNSDGIKNLAIAKVVENSGGTENSSIPKVLLKERIPCPTISSNDQKVPTVQNSKHYPFYRKRSKYMEGEKPLPDDLHKHNNEAGTSRTDEDLRSTAESSSTKKQTTSRNTFSVPQLSYSSEDNFFPVYDSSDLKQPWQEQINMQQSSNKDGTFGGS from the exons ATGGGTATCGTTAAGACCATAGTTTGGTTTAGGAGGGACCTCAGAATTGAGGACAATCCTGCTTTAGCTGCAGCTGCTAAGGATGGTTCTCTTTTTCCTGTCTATATATGGTGCCCAAAAGAGGAAGGGCATTTTTATCCAGGTCGAGTTTCGAGGTGGTGGCTGAAGCAATCTCTAGCCCACTTGGAACATTCCCTGAAGTCTCTTGGGGCTGAACTTATGCTCATCAAGACTGACAGTACTCTTGCCACTCTTGTGGAGTGCATCAATGCTGTTGGGGCAACAAAAGTAGTCTTCAACCATCTTTATG atccTGTTTCACTCGTTCGAGATTACAATATCAAAGAAAAACTGGTGGAGCTAGGAATTTCTGTGCAAAGCTataatggtgatttgttgtacGAGCCATGGGATGTATATGATGAGAGTGGACATGCTTTTACAGCCTTTGAGGCATATTGGAATAAATGCTTGCACTTGCAAATGGAACCTGTTTCACCTTTCCCTCCATGGAAATTAGTGCCAGCTTCAG GAACTGTTAAGAATTGTTCAGTTGAGGAATTGGGTCTTGAAGATGAATTGGAAAAATCTAGCAATGCATTATTAGGAAGAGCATGGTTTCCAGGTTGGAGCAATGCTGATAAGGCTCTAACTGAATTTGTTGAGCGGCATTTGCTGGGCTATTCAAATAATAGGCAAAAGGTTGGGGGGAACTCCACATCACTTTTGTCCCCATATCTTCATTATGGAGAACTAAGTGTACGGAAAGTTTTCCAATATGTGCGAATGAAACAGATATTGTGGGCGAAAGAAGGAAACTCTTTGGGTGAAGAAAGTATAAATCTTTTCCTCAGAGCCATTGGGCTTAGAGAATACTCCCGTTATCTTTGTTTCAACTTCCCGTTCACTCATGAGAGATCATTACTGAGTAACTTGAAATTTTTCCCTTGGAATGCTGACCAAGCCAATTTTAAGGCTTGGAGACAGGGTCGGACTGGCTACCCATTAGTTGATGCAGGAATGAGAGAACTTTGGGCAACTGGGTGGATACACAATCGAATAAGAGTGGTTGTTTCAAGTTTTGCAGTAAAAGTTTTACTTCTTCCATGGAGATGGGGGATGAAGTATTTCTGGGACACACTTTTGGATGCAGACTTAGAAAGTGACATCCTTGGTTGGCAATATATCTCAGGGAGCTTGCCAGATGGTCATGAGCTTCAGCGACTGGACAGCCCAGAG ATTCAAGGCTCCAAATTCGATCCGGAGGGTGAATACGTGAGGCATTGGATGCCTGAGCTAGCACGGATGCCAACTGAGTGGATTCATCACCCTTGGGATGCACCCCTTTCTGTGCTCAAAGCTTCAGGGGTAGAGTTGGGATTTAACTATCCAAAacctataattgagatagattTGGCCAGAGAACGTTTGATTGAAGCTATTTTCAAGATGTGGGAAATGGATGCAGCTAATAGGGATGCAAACTCAGATGTCATGAATGAAGTTGTTGTTGACAATTCTGATGGTATTAAAAATTTGGCTATTGCAAAAGTCGTTGAAAATTCAGGTGGTACTGAAAATTCTTCCATTCCAAAGGTTCTCTTAAAGGAAAGGATTCCGTGTCCTACTATTTCATCAAATGATCAGAAGGTGCCCACGGTTCAAAATTCTAAGCATTATCCATTCTATAGGAAGAGATCTAAATATATGGAAGGGGAAAAGCCACTCCCAGATGATTTGCATAAGCATAACAATGAAGCAGGGACATCAAGAACAGATGAAGACTTACGCTCTACGGCTGAATCTTCGTCGACTAAGAAGCAGACCACCAGCAGAAACACATTTTCTGTTCCTCAGTTGTCTTATTCATCAGAAGACAACTTTTTTCCAGTGTATGACTCTTCTGACTTAAAGCAGCCATGGCAAGAACAGATTAACATGCAGCAGAGTTCAAACAAAGATG GAACTTTTGGAGGTTCATGA